A DNA window from Halarsenatibacter silvermanii contains the following coding sequences:
- a CDS encoding ERF family protein has product MKIYEKLQKIQAELKAPKSQFNKFGGYNYRSCEDILEAAKPLLNQRGLALSISDEIVQVGERYYIKATARLIDTEEGETYETTAFAREAKDKKGMDDSQITGAASSYARKYALNGLFSIDDNKDADYTNKHNNGTAKKAEKKTKKPAKNKKKSAGDDVRTARINGLKNTAANNGSVLDQDDMNYLGKEIKAMGKEKLEDLTQEEYQSLAALLKQRIMKKGA; this is encoded by the coding sequence ATGAAAATTTATGAAAAGTTGCAGAAAATCCAGGCCGAATTAAAAGCTCCAAAATCACAGTTCAATAAATTCGGCGGTTATAATTATCGGTCCTGCGAGGATATTTTAGAGGCCGCGAAACCTCTTTTAAACCAGCGGGGGCTGGCCCTTTCAATCAGCGACGAGATAGTGCAGGTTGGCGAGAGATATTATATTAAGGCAACCGCCCGGCTTATCGATACCGAGGAAGGCGAAACTTACGAAACCACCGCCTTTGCCCGCGAGGCTAAAGATAAAAAGGGTATGGACGATAGTCAGATAACCGGGGCGGCAAGCAGTTACGCCCGGAAGTACGCGTTAAATGGTCTTTTCTCAATTGACGATAACAAGGACGCAGATTATACAAATAAACACAATAACGGGACGGCTAAAAAGGCTGAAAAAAAGACGAAAAAGCCAGCTAAAAATAAGAAAAAATCGGCCGGCGATGATGTAAGAACAGCGCGCATAAACGGTCTGAAAAATACCGCCGCGAATAACGGGAGTGTACTGGATCAAGACGATATGAATTATCTCGGTAAGGAAATTAAGGCAATGGGCAAAGAAAAATTAGAGGATCTCACGCAGGAAGAATACCAGAGTTTGGCGGCACTTTTAAAACAGAGAATAATGAAGAAGGGGGCTTAA
- a CDS encoding RecB family exonuclease gives MRCSHSQINRYETCGQQYEYYYINRLRPFTRSANLSFGSAIHETLADMILDKDEGKLKDAGYYGNHFSKKWEKENEAELEFGRYDNFEKLKNTGQALIEMFYEEELGRIVKVHDVERKMKYKIAGVDFIGYADLVADVANHKGEIVTALIDFKTSGRRYGDEKVLLSDQLTNYMIAAEKVFNLPGGGEVEAAAFCVLLKQKTPKINWHFREGFDRESYEKKVENITADIITGKFFKKPGMHCSWCDFKSVCIGVKDPADELYTELYSGPALLMGEVNELPITFGEGGEWDFDPSVNPQRAVKKYIRYYNIIGEYIFAVTKDFRGSPREYFYKLSRDGKLERLKNYKPDTVDEAEKDEEFYVPF, from the coding sequence ATGAGATGTTCACACTCGCAGATTAATCGATACGAAACCTGCGGCCAGCAGTACGAGTATTATTATATTAACCGGCTGCGGCCTTTTACGCGTTCGGCAAATTTATCTTTTGGCTCGGCGATACACGAAACCCTGGCCGATATGATACTGGATAAGGACGAGGGCAAACTTAAAGACGCCGGTTATTATGGGAACCACTTTTCAAAAAAATGGGAAAAAGAAAACGAGGCAGAACTGGAATTCGGCCGATACGATAATTTTGAAAAACTAAAAAACACCGGACAGGCTCTCATCGAGATGTTTTACGAGGAGGAGCTGGGGCGGATAGTTAAAGTCCACGATGTTGAAAGAAAGATGAAATATAAAATAGCCGGGGTCGATTTCATAGGTTACGCCGATCTTGTGGCCGATGTTGCAAATCATAAAGGCGAGATCGTTACAGCCTTAATAGATTTTAAAACCTCCGGCCGGCGTTACGGTGATGAGAAAGTGTTACTTTCAGATCAGCTTACCAATTATATGATCGCGGCCGAAAAAGTATTTAATCTGCCCGGGGGCGGTGAGGTAGAGGCCGCGGCCTTTTGCGTTTTGTTAAAACAAAAAACGCCGAAAATTAACTGGCATTTTAGAGAAGGTTTTGACCGCGAAAGTTACGAGAAGAAAGTCGAAAATATAACAGCGGATATTATTACCGGTAAGTTTTTCAAAAAGCCCGGTATGCATTGCTCCTGGTGCGATTTTAAGTCTGTCTGTATCGGGGTTAAGGATCCGGCCGATGAATTATACACCGAACTCTACAGCGGCCCGGCGCTCCTCATGGGCGAGGTCAACGAATTGCCGATTACTTTCGGCGAGGGCGGCGAGTGGGATTTTGATCCGAGCGTAAACCCCCAGAGGGCGGTTAAAAAGTATATACGATATTACAATATTATCGGCGAGTATATCTTCGCGGTCACAAAAGATTTCCGCGGCAGCCCCAGAGAATATTTTTATAAACTGTCCCGGGACGGCAAACTGGAAAGGCTAAAAAATTATAAGCCAGATACGGTTGACGAGGCCGAAAAAGACGAAGAATTTTATGTGCCGTTTTAG
- a CDS encoding helix-turn-helix domain-containing protein yields MVEQKMLETLLRIESKLENMNNGGQEEFITDEKPVFNTQEMAEMIGCHVDTIRRNCREGKIPHKKFSGKFIFPREQIIEWLRDSRGNWQRPAGDELSADILQFKNSLNPEKKYEV; encoded by the coding sequence TAGAAAGTAAATTAGAAAATATGAATAATGGAGGCCAGGAAGAATTTATAACAGATGAGAAACCGGTTTTTAATACACAAGAAATGGCTGAAATGATTGGTTGTCATGTTGATACTATAAGAAGGAATTGTAGGGAAGGAAAAATTCCTCACAAAAAATTCAGCGGGAAATTTATTTTTCCACGAGAACAGATAATAGAGTGGTTGAGAGATTCCAGGGGAAACTGGCAAAGGCCAGCAGGTGATGAGTTATCAGCAGATATCCTACAATTTAAAAATAGTTTAAATCCAGAAAAAAAGTATGAGGTTTAA